One genomic region from Thermoleptolyngbya sichuanensis A183 encodes:
- a CDS encoding phytoene desaturase family protein: MDSPDSPKAPSPDESPHEIVVIGSGIGGLTAAALLARYGRRVLVCESHAIPGGAAHSFSQRGFHFDSGPSFYCGLSDGRSLNPLKQVLDVLGESVAAVPYDPLGHYHFPEGTFPVYCQGDRYRAAVADITPQGARELAQLEQRFLQIYDGLRDIPTLALRADWQLVPFLLSRYPWALLKLLPQVRSLQSSAGDLLDETVRDPWVRRLVDLECFLLSGLPAAGTVAPEMAFMFGERTNSVVDYPLGGSGAIVQALVRGLEKWGGTLRLNAHVEQILVENGQAVGVRLRSGEAIAAKTVISNATLWDTYTHLLKPDDLPADHRQSALETPAVDSFMHLHLGIRADGLEGLTGHHVVVQDPVERYDLAAPGHTCMISIPSVWDASLAPSGHHVVHAYTLEPYDGWQRDETYEARKRERAEPLYRALERVIPDVRDRLVLERIGTPLTHARYLRRHRGTYGPAIAAHQGLFPSTHTPIRGLYRVGDSTLPGIGVPAVAASGILCANTLVAPAATAALLRELA; encoded by the coding sequence GTGGATTCACCCGATAGCCCAAAGGCTCCTTCCCCCGACGAATCCCCTCACGAAATTGTGGTGATTGGCAGCGGCATCGGCGGGCTGACGGCGGCGGCGCTGCTGGCGCGATATGGGCGGCGGGTGCTGGTGTGCGAAAGTCACGCGATTCCGGGTGGCGCGGCCCACAGCTTTTCGCAGCGCGGTTTTCATTTTGATTCAGGCCCCTCCTTCTATTGCGGACTGAGTGACGGGCGATCGCTCAATCCGCTCAAGCAAGTGCTGGATGTGCTGGGTGAATCAGTTGCCGCTGTGCCCTACGATCCGCTGGGCCACTACCACTTTCCAGAGGGCACGTTTCCGGTCTATTGCCAGGGCGATCGCTACCGGGCTGCCGTGGCCGACATCACGCCCCAGGGTGCGCGGGAACTGGCCCAGCTAGAACAGCGGTTTCTCCAGATTTACGACGGACTACGCGACATCCCCACCCTGGCGCTGCGGGCAGACTGGCAACTGGTGCCGTTTTTGCTCAGCCGCTATCCCTGGGCGCTGCTCAAGCTGCTGCCCCAAGTGCGATCGCTCCAGTCCTCGGCGGGCGACCTGCTGGATGAAACCGTGCGCGATCCGTGGGTGCGGCGGCTGGTAGACCTGGAATGCTTCTTGCTGTCGGGGCTGCCTGCGGCGGGCACGGTCGCGCCAGAGATGGCGTTTATGTTTGGCGAACGCACAAATTCTGTGGTGGACTATCCGCTGGGCGGCAGTGGAGCGATCGTGCAAGCCCTCGTGCGCGGGCTGGAGAAATGGGGCGGCACGCTGCGGCTGAATGCCCATGTGGAGCAAATTTTGGTAGAAAACGGGCAGGCGGTGGGTGTGCGGCTGCGGTCGGGTGAGGCGATCGCAGCGAAGACTGTCATTTCCAACGCCACCCTCTGGGACACCTACACGCACCTGCTCAAGCCCGATGATTTGCCTGCGGACCATCGTCAGAGCGCTCTGGAAACCCCCGCTGTAGACAGCTTTATGCACCTGCACCTGGGCATCCGCGCCGACGGGCTAGAGGGACTCACTGGGCATCATGTCGTGGTGCAAGATCCGGTCGAGCGCTACGACCTGGCAGCGCCGGGCCACACCTGCATGATCTCGATTCCCTCGGTGTGGGATGCCAGCCTCGCGCCGTCAGGTCATCACGTCGTCCATGCCTACACGCTGGAACCCTACGACGGCTGGCAGCGCGATGAAACCTACGAAGCCCGCAAGCGAGAACGGGCAGAGCCGCTTTATCGGGCGCTGGAGCGGGTCATTCCCGATGTGCGCGATCGCCTCGTGCTAGAGCGCATTGGCACACCGCTCACCCACGCCCGCTACCTGCGCCGCCATCGGGGTACCTATGGCCCGGCGATCGCCGCCCATCAGGGCCTGTTTCCTAGCACCCACACGCCCATTCGCGGCCTCTACCGCGTCGGCGACAGCACCCTGCCAGGGATCGGGGTTCCGGCGGTCGCTGCGTCGGGGATTCTCTGTGCCAATACGCTGGTAGCGCCTGCCGCTACAGCAGCACTGCTTAGGGAACTGGCCTGA